A region of Acidithiobacillus ferridurans DNA encodes the following proteins:
- a CDS encoding Rid family detoxifying hydrolase, whose product MPVPVESSSAPQAIGAYSQGMMHGGLLYLSGQIPLDPRTGQMVEGDIALQIRQVLDNLQAVCNAAGGRLQDAIKLQVYLTDLGHFAQVNQAMEAEFSIPYPARAVVQVAALPRGAQVEIDGIVALGKAG is encoded by the coding sequence ATGCCGGTACCAGTAGAAAGCAGTTCCGCACCCCAGGCGATCGGGGCCTACAGCCAGGGTATGATGCATGGCGGCCTGCTCTATCTCTCTGGCCAGATTCCCCTGGATCCCCGCACCGGGCAGATGGTGGAGGGCGACATCGCCCTGCAGATCCGGCAGGTGCTGGATAACCTGCAGGCGGTCTGCAATGCTGCGGGCGGACGTCTGCAGGATGCCATCAAGCTTCAAGTCTACCTCACGGATCTCGGCCATTTCGCACAGGTGAATCAGGCCATGGAGGCAGAGTTTTCCATACCCTATCCGGCACGGGCGGTGGTGCAGGTGGCCGCGCTGCCGCGAGGGGCGCAGGTGGAGATAGATGGCATCGTCGCCCTGGGCAAGGCGGGCTGA
- the rpoZ gene encoding DNA-directed RNA polymerase subunit omega, with amino-acid sequence MARVTVEDCLDHVDNRFELTLIAARRARQLASGATPEVEPGRDKNTVIALREVAAGKVSRAILDEQMPPPLPNFPGAANREAAGAEDAAGD; translated from the coding sequence ATGGCACGAGTAACAGTAGAAGATTGTCTGGATCATGTGGACAATCGTTTTGAATTAACTCTGATAGCGGCGCGACGGGCGCGGCAATTGGCCTCCGGCGCTACGCCGGAAGTGGAGCCGGGACGTGACAAAAATACGGTCATAGCTCTGCGCGAAGTGGCTGCCGGCAAGGTGAGCCGGGCAATTCTGGACGAGCAGATGCCGCCACCATTACCTAACTTCCCCGGTGCAGCGAACCGCGAAGCGGCTGGAGCTGAGGATGCCGCTGGCGACTGA
- the recG gene encoding ATP-dependent DNA helicase RecG, translating into MAGVKAGLYLQSSVSALRGVGPALVSRLQHMDLWRVQDVLFHLPSRYQDRRHIASMATLQAGQERAILGEIVRVDHQRGGREQWLVTVSDGSGCLQIRLFHMALALRAQWQVGRRLWCFGELRGGFHGLEMIHPEWQMADVPQFQAPHHLTPFYPSSEGITQAQWRRWIAHALTLLDQLPDYLENRLPPQWPGLREGLRLLHESADEIPSPQHPAWQRLALEELLANHLAVRRMRQSGMMQNAPCLRSKGQMWQRFLAHLPFSPTMAQERVIAEINADLARHRPMRRLLQGDVGSGKTLVAAAATLTALEAGYQVAMMAPTEILAEQLHARFQQWLEPLGLEVGYLVGSRSPRVRRETAEALAGGRLSLVIGTQSLFQEGVAFACLGLVIIDEQHRFGVEQRRQLLEKGAMPHLLVMTATPIPRTLAMTVHADLEVSVIDALPPGRTPVETLVMPDSRRPELIGRMQHMLEAGRQIYWVCPLIEESEILELQAAEASVADLQAALPGVAVGLIHGRMRSAEKAEVMAAFQSGAVRILVATTVIEVGVDVPGASLMIIEHAERLGLAQLHQLRGRVGRGAQRSSCILLYHPPLSGKARERLRVMRETYDGFSIARKDLELRGPGEYLGTRQAGILQMRVANILRDEALLAMVPALAERLLQEDPEAVQAIVQRWLGNRVDYGQVG; encoded by the coding sequence ATGGCGGGAGTCAAGGCGGGACTGTATCTGCAAAGTTCCGTCTCGGCGTTACGGGGGGTCGGTCCGGCGCTGGTTTCGCGTCTGCAGCACATGGACCTGTGGCGGGTACAGGATGTCCTGTTCCATTTACCCAGCCGTTATCAGGACCGCCGCCATATTGCATCCATGGCGACGCTTCAGGCGGGCCAGGAGCGTGCGATACTGGGCGAGATCGTCCGTGTCGACCACCAGCGCGGAGGACGTGAACAATGGCTGGTGACGGTGAGCGATGGCAGCGGGTGTCTGCAGATCCGGCTTTTTCACATGGCACTGGCGTTGCGTGCGCAATGGCAGGTCGGGCGGCGGCTCTGGTGTTTCGGAGAGTTGCGCGGTGGTTTTCACGGCCTCGAAATGATCCACCCCGAATGGCAGATGGCGGATGTCCCGCAGTTTCAGGCGCCGCATCACCTCACCCCCTTTTATCCCAGCAGCGAGGGCATCACTCAGGCCCAGTGGCGACGCTGGATAGCGCACGCGCTGACTCTCCTCGATCAGCTTCCCGACTACCTTGAAAACCGGCTGCCTCCACAATGGCCCGGTTTGCGCGAGGGGCTGCGCCTGCTGCATGAAAGTGCAGACGAGATTCCCTCCCCGCAACATCCGGCGTGGCAGCGGCTGGCGTTGGAGGAACTGCTGGCGAATCATCTTGCGGTACGCCGGATGCGGCAATCGGGGATGATGCAGAACGCCCCTTGTCTGCGGAGTAAGGGGCAGATGTGGCAGCGTTTCCTGGCGCATTTGCCGTTTTCGCCCACCATGGCGCAGGAACGGGTGATTGCGGAGATCAATGCCGATCTGGCGCGTCACCGGCCCATGCGTCGTCTATTGCAAGGGGATGTAGGCTCCGGCAAGACCCTGGTCGCGGCGGCGGCGACGCTGACCGCGCTGGAGGCGGGATATCAGGTGGCGATGATGGCGCCGACCGAGATTCTCGCGGAGCAGCTCCATGCTCGGTTCCAGCAATGGCTGGAACCGCTGGGTCTGGAGGTGGGCTATCTGGTGGGCAGCCGTTCACCGCGTGTCCGTCGCGAGACGGCGGAAGCGCTTGCTGGTGGCCGCCTGAGCTTGGTGATCGGCACCCAGTCGCTGTTCCAGGAAGGGGTGGCGTTTGCATGCCTCGGACTGGTCATCATCGACGAGCAGCACCGCTTTGGCGTGGAGCAGCGCCGTCAGTTGCTGGAGAAGGGCGCCATGCCCCACCTGCTGGTCATGACCGCCACGCCGATTCCGCGAACCCTGGCGATGACGGTGCATGCGGATCTGGAGGTATCGGTGATCGACGCGCTGCCGCCGGGGCGCACCCCCGTGGAAACCCTGGTGATGCCGGACAGTCGTCGGCCCGAACTGATCGGCCGGATGCAACACATGCTGGAGGCGGGGCGGCAAATCTATTGGGTTTGTCCCCTGATCGAGGAGTCGGAGATTCTCGAATTACAGGCGGCGGAGGCAAGTGTTGCGGATCTGCAGGCGGCCTTGCCGGGCGTGGCCGTCGGTCTGATACACGGGCGCATGCGCAGCGCGGAAAAGGCGGAGGTGATGGCCGCGTTCCAGTCAGGCGCGGTACGCATTCTGGTGGCGACGACGGTGATCGAGGTGGGGGTGGATGTCCCTGGAGCCAGTCTCATGATCATCGAACATGCGGAGCGTCTGGGTCTGGCACAATTGCATCAGTTGCGTGGCCGGGTAGGGCGGGGCGCGCAGCGGAGCAGTTGTATTCTGCTCTATCATCCGCCCCTGAGTGGCAAGGCGCGGGAGCGTTTGCGGGTGATGCGCGAAACCTATGACGGTTTTTCCATTGCGCGCAAGGATCTGGAGTTGCGCGGGCCGGGCGAATACCTGGGTACGCGGCAGGCCGGCATCCTGCAGATGCGCGTTGCGAATATTCTGCGTGACGAAGCATTGCTGGCCATGGTTCCGGCATTGGCGGAACGCCTGCTGCAGGAAGACCCCGAGGCGGTGCAGGCCATAGTGCAGCGCTGGCTGGGGAACCGGGTGGACTACGGGCAGGTCGGATAG
- the gmk gene encoding guanylate kinase codes for MTGGAERGILWIISAPSGAGKTSLARALVAATPQLRTSVSYTTRPPRPGEADGTDYHFVPMETFTAMAERGEFLEYARVHGNGYGTSEPWVKSQLFAGTDCLLEIDWQGARQVRERLPGQAVSIFILPPSVAALAERLRGRGQDSEAVIARRLAAAREELLHYDEFDYLVVNDHFQDALADLQSIVHAEHLRLGYQQHAQHQRLKNLLGVNS; via the coding sequence ATGACGGGGGGAGCGGAACGCGGTATCCTATGGATTATTTCGGCACCCAGCGGTGCGGGAAAGACCAGTCTGGCCCGGGCGCTGGTGGCGGCGACCCCGCAATTGCGCACCTCCGTCTCTTACACCACACGGCCTCCGCGACCGGGCGAGGCAGACGGAACGGACTATCACTTCGTTCCCATGGAGACCTTCACGGCCATGGCGGAGCGGGGCGAGTTTCTGGAGTATGCCCGGGTGCATGGCAATGGTTATGGCACTAGTGAACCTTGGGTGAAGAGTCAGCTGTTCGCCGGGACCGACTGCCTGTTGGAGATCGACTGGCAAGGTGCGCGGCAGGTGCGGGAAAGACTGCCAGGGCAGGCGGTCAGTATTTTTATTCTGCCGCCGTCTGTCGCCGCTTTGGCGGAGCGTCTGCGTGGCCGTGGCCAGGATTCAGAGGCGGTCATTGCGCGCAGGTTGGCGGCAGCACGTGAAGAGCTGTTGCATTATGACGAGTTTGATTATCTGGTGGTGAATGACCACTTCCAGGATGCGTTAGCCGACTTGCAGAGCATTGTCCATGCGGAACATCTGCGGCTGGGTTATCAGCAGCATGCCCAGCATCAACGATTAAAGAATCTCCTCGGTGTTAACAGTTAA
- a CDS encoding L,D-transpeptidase family protein, with protein sequence MRKFGVWELSGAVLGVLGLAGCATTPVATVPVHSVAYYAAQIPPPVVQPVAPVVSPASPAHVVRSVHIVISTTSHSLKIFKGGTVLATYPVAIGFNGAAPKRMRGDDVTPLGRYRIGWVSRGTRYGPFMGLTYPNRENAEWGLREGIINKAQYRAIVDAIDAGQTPPQNTPLGGEIGIHGMGPQFSDDPQGKVFPGRWTAGCVALSNWDAQQIAALVRVGTPVEIVGDAHGFRGGFDRVSTGSRYKSNAAFDTMATPRAVAKSQNTAMDTLVSALAPIAAH encoded by the coding sequence ATGCGCAAATTCGGGGTATGGGAATTGTCGGGGGCGGTGCTGGGTGTTCTGGGATTGGCGGGTTGCGCCACGACACCTGTGGCCACCGTGCCGGTGCACTCGGTAGCTTACTATGCCGCACAGATTCCCCCTCCGGTCGTTCAGCCGGTAGCGCCCGTGGTCTCTCCGGCAAGTCCCGCGCATGTGGTCCGGTCGGTGCATATTGTCATTTCGACCACTAGTCATTCCCTGAAAATCTTCAAGGGCGGTACCGTGCTGGCGACCTACCCGGTCGCCATCGGCTTCAATGGCGCAGCTCCCAAGCGGATGCGGGGGGATGATGTCACCCCCCTGGGACGTTATCGCATCGGCTGGGTCAGTCGGGGTACACGCTACGGCCCCTTCATGGGTTTGACCTACCCCAACCGGGAGAATGCGGAGTGGGGATTGCGGGAGGGCATTATCAACAAGGCGCAATATCGTGCCATTGTCGATGCCATCGACGCCGGGCAAACGCCGCCGCAAAATACCCCCCTGGGCGGTGAAATAGGCATTCACGGCATGGGCCCGCAATTTTCGGATGACCCACAGGGCAAGGTATTCCCCGGGCGCTGGACGGCTGGCTGCGTGGCGTTGTCCAACTGGGATGCACAGCAGATCGCCGCGCTGGTGCGGGTGGGGACACCCGTGGAAATCGTGGGGGACGCACATGGATTCCGGGGTGGTTTTGACCGGGTCAGCACGGGCTCCCGGTACAAGTCCAATGCCGCCTTCGATACCATGGCGACGCCGAGGGCCGTTGCGAAATCCCAGAATACCGCCATGGACACTCTGGTGTCAGCGCTCGCCCCGATCGCCGCACACTGA
- the murJ gene encoding murein biosynthesis integral membrane protein MurJ, translating into MPSSSDDAQSPISPALMSGHHPLRSVLKVGSNTMVSRLLGFARDVILARLFGAGEMADAFFVAFRVPNLFRRLFGEGAFSQSFIPVLGEYRATRPASEVRAFVADVAGWLALALAIVTIVGMLGASAVVYAIAPGFADNPDKFHLTVELLRITFPYLFFISLVALAGGVLNTYGHFTVPAFTPVFLNLSIIAAAVFWAPHLQQPAIAVAWGVLIGGVAQLLFQLPALRRVGHLHWPRLRRRDPGVRQLLRLMGPAAFGASVAQINLFLNTILASLVGANVVSYLYYSDRLVEFPLGVFGVALGTVVLPLLSRQAAERSPRFPQTLDWALRLTWLIGLPATVGLLILAQPLLISLFRYGAYTAEDARQSALSLTGYGLGILPIIAARVLAPAFYAHQNTRTPVRFAMISVAVNMGISLILAWPLQQLGLALATSTAALVNALMLWRRLRHDGIFQAQPGWRVFLLKTGGLALLMGIVLLYLRGTRPSGCRCHSGNGCYGCSAW; encoded by the coding sequence ATGCCATCATCCAGCGATGATGCCCAATCCCCCATATCCCCCGCCCTCATGAGCGGCCACCACCCCCTGCGCAGCGTGCTCAAGGTCGGCAGTAACACTATGGTGTCACGCCTGTTGGGCTTTGCCCGCGACGTGATTCTGGCGCGACTCTTTGGCGCAGGGGAGATGGCGGATGCGTTTTTCGTGGCATTCCGCGTTCCCAACCTGTTCCGGCGCCTGTTTGGTGAGGGGGCGTTCTCCCAGTCTTTCATCCCGGTGCTGGGGGAATATCGGGCTACACGCCCGGCCAGCGAGGTCCGGGCGTTTGTCGCCGATGTGGCCGGGTGGCTGGCCCTTGCCCTGGCGATCGTTACCATCGTCGGGATGCTGGGGGCCAGCGCCGTTGTCTATGCCATCGCCCCCGGTTTCGCAGACAATCCGGACAAGTTTCACCTCACCGTAGAACTGCTGCGCATCACTTTTCCCTACCTTTTCTTTATTTCGCTGGTCGCGCTGGCCGGCGGTGTACTCAACACCTATGGACATTTTACGGTACCCGCCTTTACGCCGGTATTCCTGAACCTCAGCATCATCGCCGCAGCCGTATTCTGGGCGCCGCACCTGCAACAACCCGCCATAGCGGTGGCCTGGGGGGTGCTTATCGGCGGGGTGGCGCAGTTGCTTTTTCAACTACCCGCGCTCAGGCGGGTCGGGCACCTGCACTGGCCGCGCCTGCGGCGCCGCGATCCCGGCGTGCGCCAGCTACTGCGGTTGATGGGGCCTGCGGCCTTCGGCGCTTCGGTAGCGCAGATCAACCTGTTTCTGAACACCATCCTCGCCTCCCTGGTGGGGGCCAATGTAGTGTCCTATCTGTATTACTCCGATCGCCTGGTGGAGTTTCCCTTGGGCGTCTTCGGGGTGGCCTTGGGGACAGTCGTGCTGCCGCTGCTCTCCCGCCAGGCGGCAGAGCGTTCGCCGCGCTTCCCGCAAACGCTGGACTGGGCACTGCGTCTCACTTGGCTCATCGGACTGCCCGCTACCGTCGGCTTGCTCATTCTGGCGCAGCCCTTGCTGATCAGTCTGTTTCGTTATGGCGCCTACACGGCGGAAGATGCTCGGCAAAGCGCCTTGAGCCTCACAGGTTATGGCCTTGGTATCCTGCCGATCATTGCGGCACGGGTACTCGCACCCGCCTTCTACGCTCATCAAAATACGCGCACACCGGTGCGTTTCGCCATGATCAGCGTCGCTGTCAATATGGGTATCAGTCTTATCCTGGCCTGGCCGTTGCAGCAACTGGGTCTGGCTCTGGCGACCAGTACGGCGGCCTTGGTCAACGCCTTGATGCTCTGGCGTCGCCTGCGGCACGACGGGATTTTTCAGGCGCAGCCGGGCTGGCGAGTCTTCCTGCTGAAAACCGGAGGGTTAGCCTTGCTCATGGGGATCGTCCTGCTGTATCTGCGGGGGACACGACCCTCTGGCTGTCGCTGCCACTCTGGGAACGGCTGTTACGGGTGCTCGGCCTGGTGA
- a CDS encoding YicC/YloC family endoribonuclease — MIRSMTGFARCESRGAWGTLAWELRTVNHRFLDVGLRLPEGLGALEAAVRTRLQKTLVRGRVDAWLRFQPAAGGSLSLNTALATELRGLYGELADIWEFEETAFNPWDVLRWPGMVQASGIDTEVLEAEVLALLDSALTGLQEAREREGAALTQLLLSRVDAIAGQTAALRDHLPHLEKALRERLQARLHDSAQQVDAGRWEQELLFYLQRQDVAEELDRLDTHLAELRRVLQRREAAGRRLDFLMQELNREANTLASKAGDSQVTFASVELKVLIEQMREQVQNVE; from the coding sequence ATGATACGCAGTATGACCGGGTTCGCCCGCTGTGAAAGTCGTGGGGCTTGGGGCACACTGGCCTGGGAGTTGCGTACTGTAAATCACCGTTTTCTGGACGTCGGTTTGCGCCTTCCCGAGGGCTTGGGCGCCCTTGAAGCAGCGGTGCGGACCCGTCTGCAAAAAACGCTGGTGCGCGGCCGGGTGGATGCCTGGTTACGTTTTCAGCCTGCCGCCGGCGGGTCGTTAAGCCTCAACACGGCACTGGCGACGGAGTTGCGCGGACTTTACGGGGAATTGGCGGATATATGGGAATTTGAAGAAACCGCCTTCAACCCTTGGGATGTACTGCGCTGGCCGGGCATGGTGCAGGCCTCCGGCATCGATACGGAGGTGCTGGAGGCGGAAGTGCTTGCGCTGCTGGACAGTGCGCTGACCGGATTGCAGGAGGCACGCGAGCGGGAAGGCGCCGCCCTGACGCAACTTCTGCTCAGTCGCGTGGATGCCATTGCCGGGCAGACTGCTGCGCTGCGCGATCACCTGCCACACCTGGAAAAGGCGTTGCGCGAACGTTTGCAGGCCCGCTTGCACGATTCGGCGCAGCAGGTGGATGCAGGGCGCTGGGAGCAGGAGTTGCTCTTCTACTTGCAACGTCAGGATGTAGCCGAGGAGTTGGACCGTCTGGACACCCATCTGGCGGAGTTACGGCGTGTTTTACAGCGGCGGGAGGCGGCGGGACGACGCCTCGATTTCCTCATGCAGGAACTCAATCGCGAGGCCAACACCCTCGCTTCCAAGGCCGGAGACAGCCAGGTAACCTTTGCCTCGGTAGAGCTGAAAGTGCTCATCGAACAGATGCGGGAGCAGGTGCAGAATGTGGAGTGA
- a CDS encoding RelA/SpoT family protein, whose amino-acid sequence MPLATESELGTMVPTLPLTTRVGDVLRLPPVSPSLEDPCAPLRALLQQYMTPEEVARARDAYELAANAHGAQTRRSGEPYIHHPVAVACILAELQLDIFTIQAALLHDVIEDCNISKENITERFGSEVAEMVDGVSKLGQVRFETREEAQAENFRKMFLAMSRDIRVVLIKLADRLHNMRTMGVMTPEKRRRISRETLDIYAPIAQRLGIHAIRIELEELAFSHLYPKRWHTLNEAVKAARGNRKEAVQKIEHALEDRLLQEGFAAQVSGREKHVYSIYRKMQKKGMPFGDIHDLHAFRIIVADVDTCYRVLGLVHSLYRPIPGRFKDYIAIPKSNGYQSLHTVLLGPFGHPVEVQIRTEDMHRVAEAGVAAHWLYKTGSSNAHAEMQARAWLQRLLELQIQGGDSQEFLESVKLDLFPDEVYVFTPKGKILSLPRGATAVDFAYAVHTDIGDQAVAARVNDMYVPLRSPLNNGDKVEIVTAASAHPQPGWLDVVVTGKARSSVRAYLKTIQRGDAEVLGRNLLEKALQSLGADLQQIEATDFQRVLVTFNVKDESQLLAAIGMGEVFPLVVAHKLLPEESDRGRLAQTARRLGHAVSHLLPSRLTREEATKKPLLIRGTEGMPVTLARCCRPIPGDPILGFISVGKGVVVHTHDCHNIREWRKRRDRWVDVQWDPAAQGEFPVAIRVVAESARGVLARVATLISDEDSNIDHVDIEPQDGLYTGITFTIEAHDRDHLARIMRSLRSLPMVSRVQRVKG is encoded by the coding sequence ATGCCGCTGGCGACTGAAAGCGAGCTAGGCACCATGGTGCCGACCCTGCCCCTGACCACAAGGGTGGGCGATGTGCTGCGCCTGCCGCCGGTCTCTCCGTCTCTGGAGGACCCCTGCGCGCCGCTGCGGGCGTTGCTTCAGCAATACATGACGCCGGAAGAAGTGGCACGTGCGCGTGATGCCTACGAATTGGCCGCCAACGCACATGGCGCACAAACCCGGCGCAGTGGTGAGCCCTATATCCATCATCCCGTGGCGGTCGCCTGCATCCTCGCCGAGCTGCAACTGGATATTTTCACTATTCAGGCCGCCCTGCTTCATGACGTGATCGAGGATTGCAATATCAGCAAGGAAAACATCACCGAACGCTTTGGGTCGGAAGTAGCGGAGATGGTGGATGGGGTCAGTAAGCTGGGGCAGGTACGTTTTGAAACCCGTGAAGAGGCACAGGCAGAGAATTTTCGCAAAATGTTTCTGGCCATGTCGCGGGACATCCGGGTCGTGCTGATCAAGCTGGCGGATCGCTTGCACAACATGCGCACCATGGGGGTGATGACGCCGGAGAAGCGGCGGCGTATTTCCCGGGAAACCCTTGATATCTACGCGCCCATTGCGCAACGCCTGGGTATTCATGCCATTCGCATCGAGCTGGAAGAGCTGGCCTTCTCCCATCTTTACCCCAAGCGTTGGCACACGCTCAATGAGGCCGTAAAGGCAGCGCGTGGTAACCGTAAGGAAGCCGTGCAGAAAATTGAGCACGCCCTGGAGGACCGCCTCCTGCAGGAGGGTTTCGCCGCCCAGGTCAGCGGCCGTGAGAAACACGTCTACAGTATCTACAGAAAAATGCAGAAGAAGGGTATGCCCTTCGGTGATATCCATGACCTCCATGCCTTCCGGATTATCGTTGCTGATGTGGATACCTGTTATCGCGTCCTGGGCCTGGTCCACAGTCTGTATCGACCGATTCCCGGACGTTTCAAAGACTACATCGCCATCCCGAAATCCAATGGATATCAGTCTCTGCACACCGTCCTGCTGGGCCCTTTCGGGCATCCGGTAGAGGTGCAGATCCGCACCGAGGATATGCACCGGGTCGCCGAGGCGGGGGTGGCGGCACACTGGTTATACAAGACGGGCTCAAGTAATGCGCATGCCGAAATGCAGGCGCGCGCCTGGTTGCAGCGTTTGCTGGAACTGCAGATACAGGGGGGAGATTCCCAGGAATTTCTGGAAAGCGTCAAGCTCGATCTTTTTCCCGATGAGGTCTATGTTTTTACCCCCAAGGGCAAAATTCTCAGCTTGCCACGGGGTGCGACGGCGGTGGATTTTGCTTACGCCGTGCATACGGATATCGGTGACCAGGCCGTGGCGGCCAGGGTCAATGATATGTATGTGCCCCTGCGCAGTCCTCTGAACAACGGCGATAAAGTGGAAATCGTCACGGCGGCTTCGGCGCACCCGCAACCTGGTTGGCTGGATGTGGTGGTGACCGGCAAGGCGCGCAGTAGCGTTCGCGCTTATCTCAAGACCATTCAGCGTGGTGACGCGGAAGTGCTGGGCCGCAATTTGCTGGAAAAAGCGTTGCAGAGTCTGGGTGCCGACCTCCAGCAGATCGAAGCGACTGATTTTCAGCGGGTGCTGGTGACGTTCAACGTGAAGGATGAGAGCCAACTGCTGGCGGCCATTGGCATGGGTGAGGTTTTTCCGCTGGTCGTAGCGCACAAGCTGCTGCCCGAGGAGAGCGATCGCGGGCGGCTGGCGCAGACTGCCCGCCGTCTGGGCCATGCCGTCAGCCATCTCCTTCCAAGTCGCCTCACTCGCGAGGAGGCCACGAAAAAGCCCTTGCTGATTCGCGGGACGGAAGGTATGCCAGTGACCCTGGCTCGCTGTTGTCGACCCATCCCTGGCGACCCGATTTTGGGTTTCATCAGTGTCGGCAAGGGTGTGGTGGTACATACCCATGATTGTCACAATATCCGTGAGTGGCGCAAACGCCGTGACCGCTGGGTGGACGTGCAGTGGGATCCCGCAGCCCAAGGCGAGTTCCCGGTAGCGATTCGGGTGGTTGCGGAAAGCGCCCGTGGCGTACTGGCGCGTGTCGCCACCCTGATTTCGGATGAAGATTCCAACATCGATCATGTGGATATCGAGCCGCAGGATGGACTCTACACAGGCATCACCTTTACCATAGAGGCACATGACCGCGACCACCTGGCCAGAATCATGCGGAGTTTGCGCAGTTTGCCCATGGTGTCGCGGGTACAGCGGGTCAAAGGCTAA
- the hemG gene encoding protoporphyrinogen oxidase: MEEVIIIGGGISGLATAYFLRKRGWSPLLLEAGAAPGGNLQSRQEEGYLRDMGPNSLMLKGRIVPEWLRELQLEGDIVEANPLAARRYVLNRHRQPVALGPGVLFGGGLLSIRGRLRLLGEPFQPPHRTPDGEESIADFVRRRLGEEALTWLVDPFVSGVFAGDPARLSVQATLPRLAALEQDGGSLLRGALRARKKKLPGTPKTRLVSFREGLQALPLRVAGTLGDTLRCDTPVDQLAYSDDMWQVGSGNQTWQSKRLVLALPAGAAARLLAPTDATLARELDAIPYPAVGSLSIGFQRPQVGHPLDGFGMLIPRVMGLETLGVLFSSTLFPGRAPAGQVLLTAFIGGSQNVLAGRDDDDLLATVLREIGPLLGISGDPVFSRCWVWPKAIPQYEVGHLDRMKRIDTLSAGHPGLHFRANWQGGVALGDCIEQAWEFSQAAHWQH, translated from the coding sequence ATGGAAGAAGTCATCATCATTGGCGGAGGCATTTCGGGTCTGGCGACGGCGTATTTCCTGCGTAAACGAGGCTGGTCGCCCTTGCTGCTGGAGGCCGGCGCCGCGCCCGGCGGCAACCTGCAGAGCAGACAGGAAGAGGGCTACCTGCGGGATATGGGACCCAACTCGCTGATGCTCAAAGGCCGGATCGTCCCAGAATGGCTCCGCGAACTGCAATTGGAAGGAGACATCGTCGAAGCCAACCCGCTCGCCGCGCGCCGCTATGTCCTCAATCGCCACCGGCAACCCGTCGCATTGGGACCGGGCGTGCTATTCGGTGGCGGACTACTGAGTATACGCGGTCGCCTGCGGCTCCTCGGCGAACCCTTCCAGCCACCGCATCGAACGCCGGATGGCGAGGAAAGCATCGCCGACTTCGTCCGGCGACGGCTCGGAGAAGAGGCCCTTACCTGGCTGGTTGACCCTTTTGTTTCCGGCGTCTTCGCCGGCGATCCCGCACGCCTTTCGGTGCAGGCCACTCTTCCTCGCCTGGCCGCGCTGGAGCAGGATGGTGGCTCGCTCCTGCGCGGTGCGCTGCGGGCCCGGAAGAAGAAATTGCCCGGCACCCCCAAAACCCGCCTCGTGTCCTTTCGCGAAGGTCTGCAGGCCCTCCCTTTGCGGGTTGCAGGCACACTCGGCGATACGCTGCGCTGCGATACTCCGGTCGACCAGTTGGCCTATAGCGACGATATGTGGCAGGTCGGCAGCGGTAACCAGACCTGGCAAAGCAAACGGCTCGTTCTCGCCCTGCCCGCAGGCGCCGCGGCCAGACTGCTCGCGCCAACCGACGCTACGCTTGCCCGGGAACTGGACGCCATCCCTTATCCTGCCGTAGGCAGCCTGTCCATAGGTTTTCAGCGCCCACAGGTAGGGCATCCACTGGATGGCTTCGGCATGCTGATTCCGCGGGTCATGGGGCTGGAAACGCTGGGGGTGCTTTTCTCCTCCACCCTTTTCCCTGGGCGCGCACCGGCGGGGCAGGTATTGCTGACGGCCTTTATCGGTGGCAGTCAGAATGTCCTTGCCGGACGGGACGATGACGACCTGCTGGCAACGGTATTACGCGAGATCGGCCCACTGCTGGGGATCAGTGGCGATCCCGTTTTCAGTCGCTGCTGGGTCTGGCCGAAAGCCATCCCGCAATACGAGGTCGGACACCTGGACCGGATGAAGCGGATCGACACCCTGAGTGCCGGGCACCCTGGGCTGCACTTCCGTGCCAACTGGCAGGGGGGCGTCGCCCTGGGAGATTGCATCGAACAGGCCTGGGAGTTCAGTCAGGCCGCCCACTGGCAGCACTGA
- a CDS encoding DUF1858 domain-containing protein: MERSEALAQPMRVLLQAHPVLVSLLEERGIHCGECFIAERETLAGVVTMHHVDLDELLAEWARREALPRTE, from the coding sequence ATGGAACGCTCAGAAGCGCTCGCCCAGCCCATGCGCGTACTGCTGCAGGCGCATCCGGTTTTGGTTTCGCTGCTGGAGGAGCGCGGTATTCATTGCGGCGAGTGTTTTATTGCCGAGCGGGAAACCCTGGCGGGGGTAGTTACCATGCACCATGTCGACCTCGACGAACTTCTCGCAGAATGGGCACGTCGCGAGGCCCTGCCGCGCACGGAATAG